Proteins encoded together in one Streptomyces capillispiralis window:
- a CDS encoding glycosyltransferase family 4 protein: MPLRSVHFVLPDGVDDPALPSGGNAYDRRVCLDLPGAGWQVHRHPVGGQWPRPDAASRAELAAVLRRLPDGAVVLLDGLVACGVPESVVPEAERLRLVVLVHLPLADETGLAPSLAAELDARERTVLRAAAAVVATSGWAARRLTFHHGLDPHWVHVAAPGADIAPLAGGTDGVSRLVCVAAVTPRKGQHLLVEALAELTGLPWSCVLIGGLGHDPAYVSRVRGLIERYGMTDRVRLAGPQSGAALDAGFAAADLMVLASHAETYGMAVTEALARGIPVLTTNAGGLPEAVGRAPGGGLPGILVPPGDPVALAAALRDWFGDAGVRDRLKSAARGRRADLSSWAATSRDLADVLAGPPVGSGA, translated from the coding sequence ATGCCCTTGCGTTCCGTGCACTTCGTCCTCCCCGACGGGGTGGACGATCCGGCTCTCCCCAGCGGCGGCAACGCCTACGACCGCCGGGTCTGCCTCGACCTGCCCGGTGCCGGATGGCAGGTGCACCGGCATCCGGTCGGCGGACAGTGGCCCCGGCCGGATGCCGCGTCCCGCGCGGAACTCGCCGCCGTACTGCGCAGGCTGCCGGACGGCGCGGTCGTCCTGCTCGACGGGCTGGTCGCCTGCGGCGTCCCGGAGTCCGTCGTCCCGGAAGCCGAACGGCTGCGCCTGGTCGTGCTGGTGCACCTGCCGCTGGCCGACGAGACCGGTCTCGCCCCGTCCCTGGCCGCCGAGCTGGACGCCAGGGAGCGCACGGTCCTGCGGGCGGCTGCCGCGGTCGTCGCCACCAGCGGCTGGGCGGCGCGTCGTCTGACGTTCCACCACGGCCTGGATCCCCACTGGGTCCATGTCGCCGCTCCGGGAGCCGACATCGCGCCCCTCGCCGGCGGCACCGACGGCGTCTCCCGGCTGGTGTGCGTCGCCGCGGTGACCCCGCGCAAGGGCCAGCACCTGCTCGTCGAGGCGCTCGCCGAACTCACCGGCCTGCCGTGGAGTTGTGTGTTGATCGGCGGCCTCGGCCACGACCCCGCGTACGTCTCACGGGTGCGCGGGCTGATCGAACGGTACGGGATGACCGACCGCGTCCGCCTCGCCGGCCCGCAGTCCGGTGCGGCCCTTGACGCCGGCTTCGCCGCGGCCGACCTGATGGTCCTCGCCTCTCACGCCGAGACCTACGGAATGGCGGTCACCGAAGCACTCGCCCGCGGCATCCCGGTGCTGACCACGAACGCCGGAGGACTGCCCGAGGCCGTCGGCCGCGCTCCCGGCGGCGGACTGCCCGGCATCCTGGTGCCGCCCGGGGACCCCGTCGCGCTGGCTGCCGCGCTGCGCGACTGGTTCGGCGACGCCGGCGTACGAGACCGTCTGAAGTCGGCCGCCCGCGGCCGTCGTGCGGACCTGAGCAGCTGGGCGGCCACTTCGCGGGATCTCGCCGACGTGCTGGCCGGTCCGCCGGTGGGCTCGGGAGCATGA
- a CDS encoding lysylphosphatidylglycerol synthase transmembrane domain-containing protein has protein sequence MTSCPKACAQGPSVAAAGSVYLWDFTGSSPGRPYPLPRRSGPPAGSHGRVRRSLRGVRGVSRRLGAVAGLSAVALLVWRLGGGTLLYGMRGIDATVLLAALGIGALTTVSGAWRWQLVARGMAVRLPLGTAVAAYYRALFLGVVAPGGVPGPVWRAVGHGVGETGRGARAGTAERAVGLVVLAVACAVVLLCVPSPVRGTARRVIPLLVLAAWGALAVLMAVRMGRPHTGRPGRSPLTAARRALLSRRDGPRILSSSAVVLAGHAMLFLLAARVTGVDAPTTRLLPLAALALLATCLSPSTGGWGPREGVTSWAFGAAELGAGHGLAAAAVYGVLSLTASLPGAALLLTRAGRRPTAAGQGACTAASRGASARTTRIPSLSSKPKES, from the coding sequence ATGACGTCATGTCCGAAGGCCTGCGCCCAGGGCCCGTCCGTGGCCGCGGCCGGCTCCGTGTACCTGTGGGATTTCACGGGGTCCTCGCCGGGCCGTCCGTATCCGCTGCCGCGTCGGTCCGGGCCGCCCGCCGGGTCGCACGGAAGGGTCCGCCGGTCACTGCGCGGTGTCCGTGGCGTTTCCCGCCGTCTCGGCGCTGTCGCCGGTCTGTCCGCCGTCGCCCTCCTGGTGTGGCGGCTGGGCGGCGGAACGCTGCTGTACGGGATGCGCGGGATCGATGCCACCGTGCTGTTGGCGGCCCTCGGCATCGGCGCGCTCACCACGGTGTCGGGTGCGTGGCGGTGGCAGCTCGTGGCGCGCGGCATGGCAGTCCGCCTGCCCCTGGGCACCGCTGTGGCCGCGTACTACCGTGCGCTGTTCCTCGGTGTCGTGGCGCCCGGAGGTGTCCCGGGGCCCGTGTGGCGTGCCGTGGGGCACGGCGTCGGCGAGACCGGGCGAGGGGCGCGCGCCGGGACGGCCGAACGGGCGGTGGGGCTGGTCGTCCTGGCCGTGGCCTGTGCTGTTGTGCTGCTGTGCGTGCCGTCTCCCGTGCGCGGGACCGCCCGGCGGGTGATACCGCTCCTGGTACTGGCCGCGTGGGGCGCGCTCGCTGTTCTCATGGCCGTGCGCATGGGCCGCCCGCACACCGGCCGACCGGGCCGGAGCCCGCTCACCGCGGCCCGCCGGGCTCTGCTGTCCCGCCGTGACGGACCCAGAATCCTCAGCTCGTCCGCCGTTGTTCTCGCCGGTCACGCGATGTTGTTCCTGCTGGCCGCTCGCGTCACCGGCGTCGACGCGCCCACCACCCGCCTGCTGCCGCTGGCTGCGCTCGCCCTGCTCGCCACCTGTCTGTCGCCGTCCACCGGAGGCTGGGGGCCGCGGGAAGGCGTCACGTCCTGGGCGTTCGGCGCGGCGGAGCTGGGCGCCGGCCATGGCCTGGCCGCGGCCGCCGTCTACGGCGTGCTGAGCCTCACCGCGAGCCTGCCGGGAGCCGCCCTGCTGTTGACCCGGGCCGGCCGGCGCCCGACGGCTGCCGGGCAGGGGGCGTGCACTGCCGCTTCCCGCGGCGCATCAGCCAGGACCACCCGTATCCCGTCGCTCAGTTCGAAACCGAAGGAATCATGA
- a CDS encoding GTP cyclohydrolase II has product MTRKPREAVRSLPVPVPHTGVERVVSVPLPTVYGLSTAVGYLDHERGEEHMALVFGPPGTHDVLTRLHSECLTGDVFGSQHCECGEQLDSALRAVVAAGHGVVVYLRGHEGRGIGLVAKLRAMALQADGLDTVDANLALGLPVDARDYGAAAGILHDLGVRSVRLLSNNLRKREALVRYGIPVSEQVPLLTPPCESNIAYLRAKRQRLGHHLPHLDAYTDG; this is encoded by the coding sequence ATGACCAGGAAGCCCAGGGAGGCCGTCCGCAGCCTTCCCGTACCCGTACCGCACACCGGCGTAGAACGCGTGGTCAGCGTTCCCCTGCCCACGGTGTACGGCCTGTCCACCGCCGTCGGCTATCTCGATCACGAACGGGGCGAGGAGCACATGGCCCTCGTGTTCGGGCCGCCGGGCACTCATGACGTGCTCACCCGGCTGCATTCGGAGTGCCTGACCGGTGACGTGTTCGGTTCCCAGCACTGTGAGTGCGGTGAGCAACTGGACTCCGCCCTGCGGGCCGTGGTCGCCGCGGGACACGGCGTCGTCGTCTATCTGCGCGGGCACGAGGGACGCGGCATCGGGCTCGTGGCGAAGTTGCGCGCGATGGCGCTGCAGGCGGACGGGCTGGACACCGTGGACGCGAACCTCGCGCTCGGGTTGCCGGTGGACGCGCGCGACTACGGCGCGGCGGCCGGCATCCTGCACGACCTGGGGGTGCGGTCGGTCCGCCTGTTGTCGAACAACCTGCGCAAGCGTGAGGCGCTGGTGCGGTACGGCATCCCCGTCAGCGAGCAGGTGCCGCTGTTGACACCGCCGTGCGAGAGCAACATCGCCTACCTGCGCGCCAAGCGGCAGCGCCTCGGCCACCATCTGCCGCACCTGGACGCGTACACGGACGGCTGA
- a CDS encoding DoxX family protein gives MSTPSLSDRLAGHQPLVLGAFRIVLGLLFAGEGAATVFGVLGRRSAPVGDWPFWYAGIIELACGVLMLLGVMTRGAAFLSSGIMAFAYFTEHQPDGLFPLQNGGLSPVLFCWSFLMLVFFGPGALSLPGLLVRARDGFPGQASSRTELR, from the coding sequence ATGAGCACCCCATCCCTGAGCGACCGGCTGGCCGGTCACCAGCCGCTCGTCCTCGGCGCGTTCCGTATCGTCCTCGGCCTGCTGTTCGCCGGCGAAGGCGCCGCCACCGTCTTCGGAGTGCTGGGGCGGCGCAGCGCTCCCGTGGGGGACTGGCCCTTCTGGTACGCGGGGATCATCGAGTTGGCCTGCGGCGTTCTCATGCTTCTCGGGGTCATGACGCGTGGTGCGGCGTTCCTCAGCTCGGGGATCATGGCGTTCGCCTACTTCACCGAGCACCAGCCGGACGGGCTGTTCCCCCTGCAGAACGGAGGCCTCTCCCCGGTGCTGTTCTGTTGGAGCTTCCTGATGCTGGTCTTCTTCGGGCCGGGTGCCCTGTCCCTGCCGGGACTGCTCGTTCGAGCGCGGGACGGGTTCCCGGGACAGGCATCGTCGCGCACCGAGCTTCGATGA
- a CDS encoding peptidase inhibitor family I36 protein has protein sequence MKKSIIASLVALPLVVGGGFVLMDRQDGGTGPIKADSVPALSTKAGASAGIGEFCVFPDRDFGGRFEYGGSIGFTFPNYCLKPGEFDADLADNRDVGIGGRSGIDNVVSSISNDTDIAYCVYLAKNFEIGFGEMEIPPRTSFAYVGDLNNDGITSIRPKNSRQAC, from the coding sequence GTGAAGAAGTCCATCATCGCTTCTCTGGTGGCGTTGCCTCTGGTGGTCGGCGGCGGATTCGTACTGATGGACCGGCAGGACGGAGGGACGGGCCCGATCAAGGCGGACTCGGTTCCGGCGCTCTCGACCAAGGCGGGCGCCAGTGCGGGAATCGGAGAGTTCTGCGTCTTCCCCGACCGCGACTTCGGGGGCAGATTCGAATACGGCGGTTCCATCGGGTTCACGTTCCCGAACTACTGCCTGAAGCCAGGCGAATTCGATGCCGACCTCGCGGACAATCGCGATGTGGGGATCGGCGGCAGAAGCGGCATCGACAATGTGGTGTCCTCGATATCGAACGATACGGACATCGCCTACTGCGTCTATCTCGCCAAGAACTTCGAGATCGGCTTCGGTGAGATGGAGATTCCGCCCCGCACTTCCTTCGCGTACGTCGGGGACCTGAACAACGACGGCATCACCTCGATCCGCCCGAAGAACTCCCGGCAGGCCTGCTGA
- a CDS encoding DNA primase family protein, which yields MTLTDRGNAQLFATRHRRRFRHVRGLGWFAWDRTHWRQSGAREAALWAAGEMAEDIVERDPLGAFSPEELAEHKRYSLSTYGLRALLAQASAAPTLMVAPGALDAEPYELCTPAGVVDLRTGALRAAEPLTDLHSRVTAVAPDLRGTPRWHQFLDDAFGSDPDGRATISYVQLMLGYSITGLVGARVLPFLHGPGNNGKSVLETVMRVLGDYADAASPGFLMERGHGSNRCMEAAELRGRRLIVCSEIRANDRIDEAEVRALTDGSRLTGRRIRTECFSFTPTHHLWLLGDHTPEAAVGGPAFLRRMRLIPTQRTVAPALGNDHLVEDLVEHEGAGIIQWLIEGARRYLASQPARVFAARVRQEAGLPPAPR from the coding sequence GTGACACTCACCGACAGGGGCAACGCCCAGCTGTTCGCCACCCGTCACCGGCGCCGGTTCCGTCATGTGCGGGGGCTGGGCTGGTTCGCCTGGGACAGAACCCACTGGCGGCAGTCGGGAGCCCGGGAAGCCGCCTTGTGGGCCGCCGGAGAGATGGCCGAGGACATCGTCGAGCGAGATCCACTGGGTGCTTTCAGCCCGGAGGAACTCGCCGAGCACAAGCGCTACTCCCTCTCCACCTACGGGCTGCGCGCCTTGCTGGCGCAGGCGAGCGCTGCCCCGACGCTGATGGTCGCTCCCGGGGCCCTCGATGCCGAGCCGTACGAACTGTGCACTCCTGCCGGTGTGGTCGACCTGCGCACGGGCGCGCTGCGCGCCGCGGAGCCCTTGACCGACCTGCATTCCCGGGTCACGGCCGTGGCGCCCGATCTCCGCGGCACGCCACGATGGCATCAGTTCCTGGACGACGCGTTCGGCTCGGACCCGGACGGTCGCGCGACGATCTCGTACGTACAGCTGATGCTGGGCTACTCCATCACCGGCCTGGTCGGCGCGCGGGTGCTGCCGTTCCTCCATGGTCCGGGCAACAACGGCAAGTCCGTGCTGGAAACCGTGATGCGGGTCCTCGGCGATTACGCGGACGCGGCCTCCCCCGGCTTCCTCATGGAACGCGGCCACGGCTCGAACCGCTGCATGGAGGCCGCCGAGCTGAGAGGGCGCCGTCTGATCGTGTGCAGCGAGATCCGGGCGAACGACCGGATCGACGAGGCCGAGGTCCGGGCACTCACGGACGGTAGCCGCCTCACGGGCCGCCGTATCCGGACGGAGTGCTTCTCCTTCACCCCCACCCACCACTTGTGGCTGCTGGGTGACCACACGCCGGAAGCCGCCGTCGGCGGCCCCGCGTTCTTGCGGCGTATGCGGCTCATTCCCACGCAGCGCACCGTTGCTCCCGCCCTCGGGAACGACCACCTCGTGGAGGACCTGGTGGAGCACGAGGGCGCCGGAATCATCCAGTGGCTCATCGAGGGCGCCCGCCGCTACCTGGCGTCGCAGCCGGCCCGCGTGTTCGCCGCTCGGGTGAGGCAGGAGGCCGGTCTGCCGCCGGCGCCGAGATGA
- a CDS encoding SCO0930 family lipoprotein, which produces MSSRRLAAAALTVLAMSVTTACGGSDDGSDASGAPSPAASQERLADQGPAPVGDRTGPAGQLTVANDPNLGPIITDASGFTLYRFTKDGPNPELSACDAACAKLWPPVPADGALAPAGVDDALLGAVTRGDGSRQLMFDGLPLYRYAKDAKPGQVAGEGVGKTWFASLPSDTVSSVQPGVDASGPSEEAPEGEAPPQEGEVGEEVLEALPGLSVVDDPELGEIVVDAKGRTLYRFVKDTDWPMTTACTGSCLDTWKPAALVEKNDVEGIDPKLVIPFNRPDGKKQQTLDCWPLYWFTGDQQPGDINGQGKDGKWFAVAPDGSLVKK; this is translated from the coding sequence ATGTCCTCCAGGCGATTGGCGGCAGCGGCACTCACGGTGCTGGCGATGTCCGTCACGACGGCGTGCGGCGGGTCGGACGACGGCTCCGATGCCAGCGGCGCGCCCTCTCCGGCAGCGTCCCAGGAGCGCCTCGCGGACCAGGGGCCCGCCCCCGTCGGCGACCGCACCGGGCCGGCCGGACAGCTGACCGTGGCCAACGATCCGAATCTGGGGCCCATCATCACCGATGCCAGCGGTTTCACGCTCTACCGCTTCACCAAGGACGGTCCCAATCCGGAACTGTCGGCGTGTGACGCCGCGTGCGCGAAGCTGTGGCCTCCGGTTCCCGCGGACGGTGCCCTCGCGCCCGCGGGGGTGGACGACGCGCTGCTGGGAGCCGTGACACGGGGCGACGGCAGCCGGCAGCTGATGTTCGACGGTCTTCCGCTGTATCGGTACGCGAAGGACGCCAAGCCGGGCCAGGTCGCCGGTGAGGGCGTCGGCAAGACCTGGTTCGCCTCCCTCCCCTCGGACACGGTCAGCAGTGTCCAGCCGGGTGTGGACGCCTCCGGCCCCTCCGAGGAGGCACCGGAGGGGGAGGCTCCGCCGCAGGAGGGCGAAGTCGGGGAGGAGGTGCTCGAGGCCCTGCCCGGTCTCTCGGTCGTCGACGACCCCGAACTGGGCGAGATCGTCGTCGATGCCAAGGGCCGTACGCTGTACCGCTTCGTCAAGGACACCGACTGGCCGATGACGACCGCGTGCACGGGCAGTTGTCTCGACACCTGGAAGCCGGCCGCGCTCGTGGAGAAGAACGACGTCGAGGGCATCGACCCGAAACTGGTCATTCCCTTCAATCGGCCTGACGGGAAGAAGCAGCAGACACTCGACTGCTGGCCGCTGTACTGGTTCACGGGCGATCAGCAGCCCGGTGACATCAACGGTCAGGGCAAGGACGGCAAGTGGTTCGCCGTCGCCCCCGACGGCTCCCTGGTCAAGAAGTAG